The proteins below come from a single Bactrocera tryoni isolate S06 unplaced genomic scaffold, CSIRO_BtryS06_freeze2 scaffold_25, whole genome shotgun sequence genomic window:
- the LOC120780814 gene encoding piggyBac transposable element-derived protein 3-like, protein MTSKRNEYLSSAAYRRLTEEQRESYIQSLFDEICDDDAPYDFDSEDEEEIQINDIEIADDDAEVLQSAAEVLPDYADYEDDEEDDEEEEVEENNELPASAEKFVARDGTEWMKEPNVSRQVLRQNIIRERSGPAGCTEMLSIEQTFKCFMNVEMADIIMRHTNKLAKETYNAYNNAHPNTTPKSWTPVSITELYAFFGILIMTGANHSNGEYVPDLWSVKNYPLYRATMGVNRFCSILRFLRFDDKNTRATRLLTDKAAPISEFWTMMNNNLAAHYKPSSCLTIDEQLFPYRGRTRFTQYIPSKLAKYGVKVWWICDATNTYPLHGQIYTGQAETGREANQGERVVKDLSAKYQESGRNITMDNLFTTLPVAELLLKK, encoded by the exons ATGACTTCAAAAAGAAACGAATATTTATCAAGTGCAGCATATAGaag gCTAACTGAGGAACAGCGAGAATCATATATACAatctttatttgatgaaatttgtgacGATGACGCTCCCTATGACTTTGACTctgaagatgaagaagaaattcaaatcaatgaCATTGAAATTGCTGATGACGATGCTGAAGTTTTGCAAAGTGCCGCAGAAGTATTACCTGATTATGCGGACTATGAGGATGATGAAGAAgacgatgaagaagaagaagtagaagaaaataatgaattacctGCTAGTGccgaaaaatttgttgcacGTGATGGTACTGAGTGGATGAAAGAACCAAATGTAAGTCGTCAGGTGCTCAggcaaaatattataagagaACGTTCTGGACCAGCTGGATGCACTGAAATGTTGTCAATAGAGCAAACATTCAAATGTTTCATGAACGTTGAAATGGCTGATATAATTATGCGCCACACAAATAAGTTAGCAAAAGAAACTTATAATGCTTACAACAATGCGCATCCAAACACAACTCCTAAGTCATGGACGCCTGTGTCAATAACAGAGCTGTATGCATTTTTTGGCATACTAATTATGACTGGTGCAAACCATAGCAATGGAGAATATGTTCCAGATTTATGGAGCGTCAAAAACTATCCTTTATATCGCGCCACAATGGGAGTCAACCGTTTCTGTTCGATATTGCGGTTCCTAAGATTTGACGATAAAAACACTCGTGCAACACGCTTACTAACTGATAAAGCAGCACCGATCAGTGAGTTTTGGACGATGATGAACAATAATCTTGCTGCACATTACAAGCCCAGCTCATGCTTGACGATTGATGAACAATTATTTCCTTACCGTGGACGCACACGGTTTACGCAGTACATACCGTCAAAACTTGCTAAATATGGTGTCAAGGTTTGGTGGATTTGCGATGCCACAAATACATATCCACTGCATGGACAAATATATACTGGCCAAGCAGAAACTGGTAGGGAAGCGAACCAAGGCGAACGAGTGGTGAAGGATTTGTCTGCCAAATACCAAGAAAGTGGCCGAAACATTACAATGGACAATTTGTTTACGACCTTGCCAGTTGCAGAACTGCTTCTCaagaaatga